From the genome of Spinacia oleracea cultivar Varoflay chromosome 2, BTI_SOV_V1, whole genome shotgun sequence, one region includes:
- the LOC130466941 gene encoding uncharacterized protein, protein MIKVWWTFLHEYQGLFKVKGCLSYGVSYYITAVTSFLFPWSISISKEQSDSISIDRSPASKASFIPKRTPSASACRAPIFPSMFRPPLIITSPIPSLTIIPNPIAPTFGTAASVFSLYKVLCGGFHVALGTAPLSNWCCPLTVAASNSPK, encoded by the exons ATGATAAAGGTTTGGTGGACATTCCTCCATGAATACCAAGGGCTCTTCAAAGTGAAGGGCTGCCTTAGCTATGGAGTGAGCTACTACATTACAG CCGTGACTTCTTTCCTCTTTCCCTGGAGCATATCAATCAGCAAAGAGCAATCTGACTCCATCTCTATAGACCGTAGTCCTGCTTCAAAAGCAAGTTTCATCCCAAAGCGAACACCTTCAGCCTCCGCCTGCAGGGCACCCATATTCCCTTCTATGTTTCGTCCCCCACTCATCATCACGTCACCAATTCCATCCCTTACAATCATCCCCAACCCGATTGCTCCCACCTTTGGCACAGCTGCATCAGTATTCAGTTTATACAAAGTGCTTTGTGGGGGTTTCCATGTTGCGTTAGGTACAGCTCCTCTCTCTAACTGGTGTTGTCCTCTTACTGTTGCTGCCTCGAACTCCCCTAAGTAA
- the LOC110798569 gene encoding uncharacterized protein produces the protein MENTGSVDVILDFLQKNGFSRAEAALRSELGNRPENNGFQKLTFEERERGKKTLEENVEKIPVRNQETGSWNSCEVSNELIIKEIECGTNSHGKKSKWNSTTSTAEHRTSGEAARVTDKNFSFSKGSDDPVLSLCTWKYTQNNGSGDPCKSSSSMITSGPHELQSSSSSNFRVSESTNIGKVGLQPDNDIAFPEKRLTWVSSSGASSTDIDCETNKPSDIKVVEKRKQIDSMKSKGSFTDEMGSGNEEVPNSSLGQWNECTVKTVLSFSNMDFPTTSDSAVVSGTKEGPRKTDMIDIRASIKEQVDEVGRSLYLAKLHGICDKKDLDYSGFPLVSESQKEDYPRLPPVRLKSEDKPMSANWEERFDNNGPSLKLGSADSTYLLGSYLDVPVGQEISSSGAKRMTGGNWLSVSRGIAEDASDMVSGFATVGDGLSESIDYPNDYWDSDEYDDDDDVGYMRQPIEDEAWFLAHEIDYPSDNEKGTGHGSIPDPQERAITKVEEDDQSFAEEDSYFSGEQYIHSKNMEPISASDDPIGLSVTEVYEKADGNDIMAHYDGQLMDDEELNLMRSEPVWQGFVTQSDDLIMLGDGKVLKECGRAVLDDGCIDDDQHGSVRSIGVGINSDVADFGSEVRDSLIGGSSEGDFEYFQDHDVGLGASKHPQIRTIKDRKKTSRHDTDKYLLEADKDTCLQLRSHSDVGFSFAPPVRGDLAGSSKPLWSSNNNSVGDVGDEHNDCIRNNDMLASWKHKSSGSSPARSPGDENDAPVVRSAESTPSTLSDYAYVEKERVKRADDEKEASAREDDVGACLEDEEAAAVQEQVRQIKAQEEEFETFNLKIVHRKNRTGFEEDKNFHVVLNSVIAGRYHVTEYLGSAAFSKAIQAHDLHTGMDVCVKIIKNNKDFFDQSLDEIKLLKYVNKHDPADKYHLLRLYDYFYYREHLLIVCELLKANLYEFHKFNRESGGEVYFTMPRLQSITIQVLESLQFLHGLGLIHCDLKPENILVKSYSRCEVKVIDLGSSCFETDHLCSYVQSRSYRAPEVILGLPYDKKIDVWSLGCILAELCTGNVLFQNDSPATLLTRVIGIIGSIDQDMLAKGRDTYKYFTKNHMLYERNQETSRLEYLIPKKTSLRHRLPMGDQGFIDFVAHLLEINPRKRPSAFEALKHPWLSYPYEPISS, from the exons ATGGAGAATACAGGCTCGGTTGATGTCATATTGGATTTTTTGCAAAAGAATGGGTTTTCACGGGCTGAGGCTGCCCTACGCAGCGAATTGGGTAACCGTCCAGAAAATAATGGGTTTCAAAAATTAACCTTCGAAGAGAGGGAGAGGGGTAAGAAGACATTAGAAGAGAATGTGGAGAAGATACCTGTTCGAAATCAGGAGACTGGTTCTTGGAATAGCTGTGAGGTTTCAAATGAGCTTATTATCAAAGAGATAGAGTGTGGGACCAATAGTCATGGTAAGAAAAGTAAATGGAATTCAACTACTTCCACTGCTGAGCATAGAACTTCTGGTGAAGCAGCCAGAGTAACTGACAAAAACTTCTCTTTCTCAAAAGGTTCTGATGATCCTGTGCTTAGTTTATGCACTTGGAAGTATACTCAAAACAACGGCTCTGGGGATCCCTGTAAAAGCAGCAGTAGCATGATAACTTCTGGTCCTCATGAGTTGCAGAGTAGCAGCTCTTCAAATTTTCGTGTTTCTGAGTCAACTAATATAGGGAAAGTTGGTTTGCAACCTGATAATGATATTGCTTTCCCGGAAAAGCGATTAACCTGGGTTTCTAGCTCTGGTGCATCAAGTACAGATATAGACTGCGAGACTAACAAACCAAGTGATATTAAAGTTGTTGAGAAACGAAAACAAATTGACAGTATGAaatctaaaggaagttttacaGATGAAATGGGGTCTGGAAATGAAGAGGTTCCTAATTCCTCATTAGGCCAATGGAATGAGTGTACAGTCAAGACTGTCCTGTCAttttcaaacatggattttCCAACCACCAGTGATAGTGCTGTTGTTTCTGGCACTAAGGAAGGACCTAGGAAAACAGACATGATTGACATTAGAGCATCTATTAAGGAGCAAGTGGATGAAGTTGGAAGATCCCTATATCTCGCAAAGCTCCATGGGATTTGTGACAAAAAGGATCTTGACTATTCAGGTTTCCCTCTGGTTTCTGAAAGTCAGAAGGAAGATTACCCAAGGTTGCCTCCTGTTAGACTCAAGTCAGAAGATAAACCAATGAGCGCTAACTGGGAGGAGAGATTTGATAATAACGGACCCAGCTTGAAGTTAGGTAGTGCTGACTCTACTTATCTTTTAGGTTCATATTTGGATGTTCCTGTTGGCCAAGAGATCAGCTCATCAG GTGCCAAAAGAATGACAGGAGGCAATTGGTTATCAGTCAGCCGGGGTATAGCAGAAGATGCTTCTGATATGGTCTCTGGTTTTGCAACTGTAGGCGATGGATTAAGTGAATCTATTGACTACCCTAATGACTACTGGGACTCTGATGAGTATGATGATGACGACGATGTTGGTTACATGAGACAACCTATTGAGGACGAGGCTTGGTTTTTAGCTCATGAAATTGACTACCCAAGCGATAATGAAAAGGGAACTGGGCATGGTAGTATTCCAGATCCTCAAGAAAGAGCTATAACCAAAGTGGAGGAGGATGACCAGTCTTTTGCTGAGGAGGATTCTTATTTTTCTGGTGAGCAATATATCCATTCAAAAAATATGGAGCCTATATCAGCTTCAGATGATCCTATTGGGCTTTCTGTTACTGAGGTGTATGAGAAAGCTGATGGTAACGATATTATGGCTCATTATGATGGGCAATTGATGGATGATGAGGAACTGAACCTGATGCGTTCAGAACCCGTTTGGCAAGGCTTCGTGACACAGTCAGACGATCTGATCATGTTGGGGGACGGCAAGGTATTGAAGGAATGTGGAAGGGCTGTGCTGGATGATGGGTGCATTGATGACGACCAGCATGGTTCTGTTAGATCCATTGGTGTGGGAATCAACAGTGATGTGGCTGACTTTGGCAGTGAAGTACGTGATAGTTTAATTGGTGGAAGCAGTGAAGGGGACTTCGAGTACTTTCAGGATCATGACGTTGGTCTAGGTGCGTCTAAGCATCCTCAAATCAGGACAATCAAGGATAGGAAAAAAACATCCAGGCATGATACTGATAAGTATTTGCTGGAAGCTGATAAAGATACATGCTTACAACTCAGAAGTCATTCAGATGTTGGATTTTCATTTGCTCCTCCCGTGAGAGGTGATCTTGCAGGCTCTAGTAAACCTTTGTGGTCAAGCAACAACAATAGTGTCGGTGATGTCGGTGATGAACATAATGATTGTATAAGAAATAATGATATGCTTGCTTCATGGAAACATAAAAGTAGCGGTTCTTCACCTGCCAGGAGTCCTGGAGATGAAAATGATGCTCCTGTTGTTAGATCAGCCGAATCCACTCCGTCTACACTCTCAGACTATGCTTATGTTGAAAAGGAGCGTGTAAAAAGGGCAGATGATGAAAAGGAAGCAAGTGCGAGAGAAGATGATGTTGGAGCATGTTTAGAGGATGAAGAAGCAGCTGCTGTTCAGGAACAAGTGAGGCAGATAAAGGCCCAAGAAGAAGAATTTGAGACTTTCAATTTGAAAATAGTGCATAGAAAGAACAG AACTGGCTTTGAAGAGGACAAAAATTTTCATGTCGTATTAAATTCCGTCATAGCGGGTCGTTACCATGTTACAGAGTATCTTGGATCAGCTGCATTCAGTAAAGCTATTCAAGCACATGATCTGCACACAGGCATGGATGTTTGTGTTAAGATTATCAAGAATAATAAGGATTTTTTTGATCAGAGTCTTGATGAAATAAAGCTTCTCAAGTATGTAAACAAACATGATCCTGCTGACAAGTACCACCTACTTCGGTTGTACGATTACTTCTACTATCGC GAACATTTGTTAATTGTTTGTGAACTTCTCAAGGCGAACTTGTATGAGTTTCACAAGTTTAATAGAGAATCTGGCGGGGAGGTCTATTTTACTATGCCAAGATTGCAG TCAATTACGATTCAAGTTTTGGAGTCGCTTCAGTTCTTGCATGGCCTTGGGCTAATACATTGTGACTTAAAGCCTGAGAATATCCTAGTCAAAAGCTACAGCAGATGTGAAGTGAAAGTAATTGATCTGGGGAGCAGTTGTTTTGAAACAGATCATCTATGCTCATATGTTCAATCAAGATCATACCGAGCGCCAGAGGTTATATTGGGCTTGCCGTATGACAAAAAGATAGATGTATGGTCTCTCGGGTGCATCTTGGCAGAGCTTTGTACAGGCAAT GTCCTCTTCCAAAACGATTCTCCAGCAACATTACTTACTCGAGTTATTGGGATCATTGGCTCCATTGACCAAGACATGCTTGCAAAGGGACGAGATACATACAAATATTTTACCAAGAATCACATGCTTTATGAACGTAACCAG
- the LOC130467431 gene encoding uncharacterized protein produces MATSPTIEKVRQPGEEEDSSEEEVEWVVNGEEEEEAKATLGVVGRLWTERNINANALIATMRRIWNPKHGFEANCIEKNTFFFQFHHWKDKEQVMEAQPWHFERHTLALSDVNGEVKPSELPLHNTPFWVRIYDLPLVGRTNDANARVIGNKVGSFIKADKSDVIGINKSLRVRSMIDLRKPLKKEVTLKMRGGETESFPVKYEKLPLFCYVCGKLGHGEKDCEEAMNVTNPKRLYSDKLRASPWQVNKGDHGEEVEENITCARKLFVTKQKQLARRDGKGEEEVREVVQQLAGVTLSLGGRATVVEDKNEGRERHESQNANHTKPSENPRAEQGECQVAFVIGSSTKGERKLRKVNKVCRRRGEKGEDSMVCGKRKDQMEIDGEEIEEGSEGVKKSRALIFSEDTTSLCKVAEVASQPREYQ; encoded by the coding sequence ATGGCGACATCACCTACGATAGAGAAGGTCAGGCAACCAGGGGAGGAGGAGGACAGTAGTGAGGAAGAGGTGGAATGGGTGGTGAAcggagaggaggaagaggaagctAAGGCGACCCTAGGAGTGGTGGGCCGTTTGTGGACTGAGAGGAATATTAACGCGAATGCCCTAATCGCAACAATGCGAAGAATCTGGAACCCTAAACATGGCTTTGAAGCAAATTGTATTGAGAAGAACACCTTCTTTTTCCAGTTTCATCACTGGAAGGATAAGGAACAAGTGATGGAGGCTCAACCATGGCACTTTGAACGTCATACCCTAGCCCTAAGCGATGTCAATGGGGAGGTAAAACCATCTGAACTACCTCTCCACAACACCCCGTTTTGGGTCAGAATATATGATCTCCCTCTGGTAGGACGTACCAATGATGCGAACGCCAGGGTAATTGGGAACAAGGTAGGGTCTTTTATCAAGGCAGATAAGTCTGATGTTATAGGGATAAACAAATCTCTTAGAGTTCGCTCGATGATTGACCTACGTAAACCCTTGAAGAAGGAAGTCACGCTGAAAATGAGAGGTGGTGAAACAGAGAGCTTCCCTGTGAAATATGAGAAATTGCCACTTTTTTGCTACGTATGTGGCAAACTGGGACATGGCGAGAAAGATTGTGAGGAGGCAATGAACGTGACAAACCCCAAAAGACTGTATAGTGACAAACTGCGGGCATCCCCTTGGCAAGTTAACAAAGGAGACCATGGAGAAGAGGTAGAGGAGAATATCACATGCGCACGCAAACTGTTTGTAACAAAGCAAAAACAGCTCGCGAGGAGGGATGGAAAAGGTGAGGAAGAAGTGCGTGAAGTGGTGCAGCAACTGGCGGGAGTAACACTCTCCTTGGGTGGTAGGGCTACAGTGGTGGAAGACAAGAATGAGGGGAGGGAAAGACATGAATCACAGAATGCAAACCATACAAAGCCATCAGAGAACCCCCGAGCAGAACAAGGGGAGTGTCAGGTAGCCTTTGTGATAGGCAGCAGCACAAAAGGAGAGCGCAAGCTAAGGAAGGTGAACAAAGTGTGTAGAAGGAGGGGGGAGAAGGGTGAGGATAGTATGGTGTGCGGGAAACGGAAGGATCAAATGGAGATTGATGGAGAGGAGATTGAGGAGGGGAGTGAGGGAGTGAAAAAATCAAGGGCTTTAATTTTCTCAGAGGACACCACGTCCTTGTGCAAAGTAGCGGAGGTTGCAAGCCAACCCCGCGAATATCAATGA